From a single Desulfovibrio sp. ZJ209 genomic region:
- a CDS encoding division/cell wall cluster transcriptional repressor MraZ, with translation MAALFTGSYYRSMDAKGRLVLPPKFLDALGAAGHGGDAADPAAGTFWLTAYYGHLTAYLPAKWNTIVEQLGALRMPPPALANFKTKVIGLAHEMVPDGQGRVRIPQPLLRAAGLGRDAVLVGMLDKFEVWAQDRFDDLPDVDVSEELAARNVVLDL, from the coding sequence ATGGCGGCACTTTTCACGGGCAGCTATTACCGCAGCATGGACGCCAAGGGGCGCCTTGTGCTGCCGCCAAAATTTCTCGACGCGCTGGGCGCGGCCGGGCACGGGGGCGACGCCGCTGACCCGGCTGCCGGCACCTTCTGGCTGACCGCGTATTACGGCCACCTCACCGCGTACCTGCCCGCCAAGTGGAACACCATAGTGGAGCAGCTGGGCGCCCTGCGCATGCCGCCCCCCGCGCTCGCCAATTTCAAGACCAAGGTCATCGGCCTCGCGCACGAGATGGTGCCCGACGGCCAGGGCAGGGTGCGCATCCCGCAGCCGCTCCTGCGCGCCGCGGGCCTTGGGCGGGACGCCGTGCTCGTGGGCATGCTCGACAAGTTCGAGGTCTGGGCCCAGGACCGCTTTGACGATCTTCCTGACGTGGATGTGAGTGAAGAACTGGCGGCCCGCAATGTGGTTCTTGACCTGTGA
- the rsmH gene encoding 16S rRNA (cytosine(1402)-N(4))-methyltransferase RsmH: MAPELRPRHVPVLLAETLDALAPVAGGRYLDGTVGLGGHAAAILERAPESSLCGLDRDTEALELARGRLAPFGERAHLFHRRYSEFAGALEELGWNFVNGALLDIGVSSLQLDEAERGFSFHGDGPLDMRMDAASGERSAWHWVNRESFARLKECIATLGEEPQAGRIARAIVDARQKAPIGTTGELAALVAQAYPAAWRAKARRHPATRTFQALRMAVNDELGELRRFLDSILKWLPVGGRLVIITFHSLEDRMVKQAMRHWAEGCRCSRHVPVCRCGHAPEVRPLSKKPLTASPDEVAANPRASSAKLRAVEKIAEAPAAEARRGWA; this comes from the coding sequence ATGGCGCCTGAGCTGCGGCCCCGGCATGTGCCGGTGCTTCTTGCGGAAACGCTGGACGCGCTGGCGCCCGTGGCGGGCGGCCGCTATCTGGACGGGACGGTGGGCCTTGGGGGGCACGCCGCGGCCATTCTCGAGAGGGCGCCGGAAAGCAGCCTCTGCGGGCTCGACCGCGACACCGAGGCGCTGGAACTGGCGCGCGGGCGGCTGGCCCCCTTCGGGGAGCGCGCGCATCTCTTCCACCGCCGGTACAGCGAATTTGCGGGCGCGCTCGAAGAGCTCGGCTGGAATTTTGTCAACGGGGCGCTGCTCGACATCGGGGTGTCGTCGCTCCAGTTGGACGAGGCGGAACGGGGCTTCAGCTTCCATGGCGACGGCCCGCTGGACATGCGCATGGACGCGGCCTCCGGGGAGCGTTCGGCCTGGCACTGGGTCAACCGCGAAAGTTTCGCGCGCCTCAAGGAGTGCATCGCCACTCTCGGCGAGGAGCCGCAGGCCGGCCGTATCGCCCGCGCCATCGTGGACGCGCGGCAAAAGGCGCCCATCGGCACCACGGGCGAGCTTGCGGCGCTGGTGGCGCAGGCCTATCCGGCGGCATGGCGTGCCAAGGCGCGCCGCCACCCGGCAACGCGCACGTTCCAGGCCCTGCGCATGGCCGTCAATGACGAGCTCGGCGAGCTGCGCCGTTTTTTGGATTCTATCCTCAAGTGGCTGCCCGTGGGCGGGCGCCTCGTGATCATCACCTTTCACTCGCTGGAGGACAGGATGGTCAAGCAGGCCATGCGGCACTGGGCCGAAGGCTGCCGTTGCTCCCGGCATGTGCCGGTGTGCCGCTGCGGCCATGCGCCCGAGGTGCGCCCGCTCAGCAAAAAGCCGCTCACAGCCTCGCCGGATGAGGTCGCGGCCAACCCGCGCGCAAGTTCTGCCAAGCTGCGCGCCGTGGAAAAGATCGCCGAGGCGCCGGCCGCCGAAGCCCGGCGGGGTTGGGCGTGA
- a CDS encoding penicillin-binding protein, translated as MLGFSSRKRNRATYAPRRDARKAAKWQDGKAAPAKAPASRLAKWAAGVDWSRWRINAVAVIFCLIWVALWGRAWHLQMIEGPKLADKARRQHMASELVSGKRGLIYDRNGQVLARSVEARSVYAKPQEIEDFARTAATLAPLLGVDAQKLHDDLSRTRRRFVWLRRKVDDSTAAAIRKADLAGIGLSKEYDRVYPFKHMAGQLLGFVGLDDKGLEGIERSLEERLGCIPVRQIVQRDAMGRRFYLNEEGQSEPRGQDVTLTLDMQIQFIAEEAVARAAREFDARWAGALVVDVESGDILAWAQYPFFNPNTYRESSPQVYRNRLAADALEPGSTFKPFVMAAALQERKVTPNTLIDCEGGKWERKNISIRDTSTQGILPASKVLRYSSNIGMAKIGLQLGAQQSWKYLHALGFGERTSVPVAESRGILRRPRDWGEADVMSAAFGQSVSVTALQMAQAYLTLLNHGIYKPLRLVREEGGVEEAHERVFNEKTVREVMDMMRDVVEENDGTGKRARVPGVEVAGKTGTAQKADARAGTYGVKRVASFVGFLPARDPRYLVVVFVDEPTRNQYGGVVAAPAFKEIASRVLTYTGALTEVQVAEAARKDTVRRRGLKLVGMDAPYLEPKAVAAAPGAEAPPVAEAQAPRRPQDGMRLPGHRARAASHVPDVMGKSVRNAVELFARAGVVPELKGTGSRVVRQSPPAGTAWPEEGKRADYILWLSER; from the coding sequence ATGCTCGGATTTTCGTCACGCAAGCGCAATCGCGCCACCTATGCACCGCGCCGGGATGCGCGCAAGGCCGCCAAATGGCAGGACGGCAAGGCCGCGCCCGCCAAGGCCCCGGCCTCGCGCCTCGCCAAATGGGCCGCCGGCGTGGACTGGAGCCGCTGGCGCATCAATGCGGTGGCGGTCATATTCTGCCTTATCTGGGTGGCGCTCTGGGGGCGCGCCTGGCACCTCCAGATGATCGAGGGCCCCAAGCTCGCGGACAAGGCCCGCCGGCAGCACATGGCCTCGGAGCTCGTGTCGGGCAAGCGCGGCCTCATCTATGACCGCAACGGCCAGGTGCTCGCGCGCAGCGTGGAGGCGCGCTCGGTCTATGCCAAGCCGCAGGAGATCGAGGATTTCGCGCGCACCGCGGCCACGCTCGCGCCCCTGCTCGGCGTGGACGCGCAGAAGCTCCATGACGACCTCTCGCGCACGCGCAGGCGTTTCGTCTGGCTCCGCCGCAAGGTGGACGACTCCACGGCCGCGGCCATCCGCAAGGCCGACCTCGCGGGCATCGGCCTGAGCAAGGAATATGACCGCGTCTACCCCTTCAAGCACATGGCCGGCCAGTTGCTCGGCTTCGTGGGCCTGGACGACAAGGGCCTCGAGGGCATCGAGCGCTCGCTGGAAGAGCGCCTCGGCTGCATCCCGGTGCGCCAGATCGTCCAGCGCGACGCCATGGGCCGGCGCTTCTACCTCAACGAGGAGGGCCAGAGCGAGCCCCGCGGCCAGGACGTGACCCTGACCCTCGACATGCAGATCCAGTTCATCGCCGAGGAGGCCGTGGCCCGCGCGGCGCGCGAGTTCGACGCCCGCTGGGCCGGGGCCCTCGTGGTGGATGTGGAGAGCGGCGACATCCTCGCCTGGGCGCAGTATCCCTTCTTCAATCCCAACACCTACCGCGAGTCCTCGCCGCAGGTCTACCGCAACCGCCTTGCAGCGGACGCGCTGGAGCCGGGCTCCACCTTCAAGCCCTTCGTCATGGCCGCGGCCCTGCAGGAGCGCAAGGTCACGCCCAACACGCTCATCGACTGCGAAGGCGGCAAGTGGGAGCGCAAGAACATCTCCATCCGCGACACCTCAACCCAGGGCATCCTGCCGGCGAGCAAGGTGCTCCGCTATTCCTCCAATATCGGCATGGCCAAGATCGGCCTCCAGCTCGGCGCCCAGCAGTCGTGGAAATACCTGCACGCCCTGGGTTTCGGCGAGCGCACCAGCGTGCCCGTGGCCGAGAGCCGGGGCATCCTGCGCCGCCCGAGGGACTGGGGCGAGGCCGATGTCATGTCCGCGGCCTTCGGGCAGAGCGTGTCGGTCACGGCGCTCCAGATGGCCCAGGCATACCTCACCCTGCTCAACCACGGCATCTACAAGCCCCTGCGCCTCGTGCGCGAGGAGGGCGGCGTGGAGGAGGCGCACGAGCGCGTCTTCAACGAAAAGACCGTGCGCGAAGTCATGGACATGATGCGCGACGTGGTGGAGGAGAACGACGGCACCGGCAAGCGGGCGCGCGTGCCCGGCGTGGAGGTGGCCGGCAAGACCGGCACGGCGCAGAAGGCCGACGCCCGCGCCGGCACCTACGGCGTCAAGCGCGTGGCCTCCTTTGTGGGCTTCTTGCCCGCCCGGGATCCGCGCTATCTCGTTGTGGTCTTCGTGGACGAACCCACGCGCAACCAGTACGGCGGCGTGGTGGCGGCCCCGGCCTTCAAGGAAATCGCCAGCCGCGTGCTGACCTATACCGGCGCGCTCACCGAGGTGCAGGTGGCCGAGGCCGCCCGCAAGGACACGGTGCGCCGGCGGGGCCTCAAGCTCGTGGGCATGGACGCCCCCTATCTGGAGCCCAAGGCGGTTGCCGCCGCTCCCGGGGCCGAAGCGCCGCCCGTCGCCGAGGCGCAGGCCCCGCGCCGCCCGCAGGACGGCATGCGCCTTCCGGGCCACCGGGCCCGCGCCGCGAGCCATGTGCCGGATGTCATGGGCAAGTCCGTGCGCAACGCCGTGGAGCTTTTCGCCCGCGCGGGCGTGGTGCCCGAGCTCAAGGGCACGGGCAGCCGCGTGGTGCGCCAGAGCCCGCCCGCGGGCACGGCATGGCCCGAGGAAGGCAAACGGGCCGACTATATCCTCTGGCTCTCGGAGCGCTGA
- a CDS encoding UDP-N-acetylmuramoyl-L-alanyl-D-glutamate--2,6-diaminopimelate ligase, whose protein sequence is MERDFEALLAAVRAGERPGVREVRADSRQVCPGDIFVAVPGASEDGSRFIPEAVAAGAGIVVCRPEAAQGAGSPSCRFIAHEDPREALWRLAAARWHTEELPLRVVGITGTNGKTTTAALLEHLFTAAGYRVGVLGTVTYRWPGHSEAAPLTTPDPLSLHAMLARMAEAGVDMVFMEVSSHALAQQRVSGLPFAGAAFTNLTQDHLDFHENMESYFKAKARLFLELPRADKAMAVNADDPWGRRLLELCPTALSYGLGRGAPGRRHLWGELLSSGTGGTHLRMHLGGEEWELRSPLVGAFNAANLLTAQAMALELGLAPAAMGALEDFNGVCGRLERVDNPQGLHVFVDYAHTPDALVNVLTALRVAGFARIVTVFGCGGNRDRTKRPLMGEAVARHADVAVLTSDNPRNEEPEAILEDVLPGLAGAREVVVEADRRAATARALAMLGREDALLIAGKGHEDYQIIKGVKHHYSDQEVVRELLRCE, encoded by the coding sequence ATGGAACGGGATTTTGAGGCCCTGCTTGCGGCCGTGCGTGCCGGCGAGCGCCCCGGCGTGCGTGAAGTCCGCGCGGATTCGCGCCAAGTGTGCCCCGGCGACATCTTTGTGGCGGTGCCCGGGGCGAGCGAGGACGGCAGCCGCTTTATCCCGGAGGCCGTTGCGGCCGGCGCGGGCATCGTCGTCTGCCGGCCGGAGGCGGCGCAAGGCGCGGGTTCGCCCTCCTGTCGCTTCATCGCCCACGAGGACCCGCGCGAGGCCCTGTGGCGGCTCGCGGCGGCACGCTGGCATACGGAGGAACTGCCCCTGCGCGTGGTCGGCATCACCGGCACCAACGGCAAGACGACCACCGCGGCCCTCTTGGAGCACCTCTTCACGGCAGCGGGCTACCGGGTGGGCGTGCTCGGTACCGTAACCTACCGCTGGCCGGGCCACAGCGAGGCCGCGCCCCTTACCACGCCCGACCCGCTCTCCCTGCATGCCATGCTCGCGCGCATGGCCGAAGCCGGCGTGGACATGGTGTTCATGGAGGTCTCGTCGCATGCGCTCGCGCAGCAGCGCGTCTCCGGGCTTCCTTTCGCCGGTGCGGCCTTTACCAATCTCACGCAGGACCATCTCGATTTCCATGAAAACATGGAAAGCTATTTCAAGGCCAAGGCGCGGCTCTTTCTCGAGCTCCCCCGGGCGGACAAGGCCATGGCCGTCAATGCCGACGACCCCTGGGGCCGGCGCCTGCTGGAGCTTTGTCCCACTGCGCTTTCCTACGGGCTCGGGCGCGGGGCGCCGGGGCGGCGGCATCTCTGGGGCGAACTGCTCTCCTCGGGCACCGGCGGCACGCATTTGCGCATGCACCTCGGCGGCGAGGAGTGGGAGCTGCGCTCGCCGCTCGTGGGCGCCTTCAACGCGGCCAACCTGCTCACCGCGCAGGCCATGGCGCTGGAGCTCGGGCTCGCGCCCGCGGCCATGGGCGCACTGGAAGATTTCAACGGAGTCTGCGGGCGCCTCGAGCGGGTGGATAACCCCCAGGGTCTGCATGTCTTTGTGGATTACGCCCACACGCCGGACGCGCTCGTCAATGTGCTCACTGCCCTGCGCGTGGCCGGTTTTGCGCGCATCGTGACGGTCTTCGGCTGCGGCGGCAACCGCGACAGGACGAAGCGCCCGCTCATGGGCGAGGCCGTGGCGCGCCATGCGGACGTGGCCGTGCTCACCTCGGACAACCCGCGCAACGAGGAGCCTGAAGCCATCCTTGAGGATGTGCTGCCCGGCCTTGCGGGCGCGCGCGAAGTGGTGGTCGAGGCCGACCGCCGCGCGGCCACGGCCAGGGCCCTCGCCATGCTCGGCCGGGAGGACGCCCTGCTCATCGCCGGCAAGGGCCACGAAGATTACCAGATCATCAAGGGCGTGAAGCACCATTACAGCGACCAGGAAGTGGTGCGGGAGCTTTTGCGGTGCGAATGA
- a CDS encoding tetratricopeptide repeat protein: MQESRPSLILSRADLMEMESLLCAGLGAFLSFEGHALYFPTHAGPREPELLSRERRLLLPLVWRGESLGVLMLHGVRAREARRLLSHLPAIAALCLENLARARAMERDPATDLITEGALLARMEAEVELLRAAMRDPSRSASGPAPLHRLCLGMAVLRWRDGEALTRSFGYAFCEEMMRAQARACLAELPSDARAGRIGPCEIGLLFPAIGRGACHRLAQEALSRMDAVRVHDPVTGLQLRPRLCAGHALYPQDMLGPELSLAMFDQARKLRDRARLAADAAERALAGNDADTVNARDAVMPFAQILREGGVVLGRPALDRLRVSLGREAKAVEGQRFHVRARTPEGRAGAFKGDIVLLRVENGEALAEIVHLEDPAAPPEAGDRLLLAAEPEMAAPGEDATPGAATETPGAGVAADGPMSHGEFLRRFAMAREAVRMFTLAIVRLAPAGENSGAEGDAAGPPAMEAWLCAAPRLLAETAGRLKAPAPAFMGRYGSNSLIVFHPGAKGEACLPLYAAICEAAGEAGLQAAAGLAAHPFLEFRKDESEACALKALEFALLLETGPRVGLCDSVALNISADRRYSLGDAFGAMEEYKLALLADGANAMARNSLGVCLAAVGRGAEARRQFQAALRHAAEPALAAKIAYNLGALCQNLGDFRAAARHYRRSAELAPESRYVWLRLGRLHEQRGRRAEAQRCYERAAALEDARPGTPPTARRQLARLAARQRRGAEARELLHDALLRNPGDAQAMLQLAELYLDGGEDPAMAEMLARRSVRLNARPEAWLVLARALRALDREADARRAEGRAHSA, translated from the coding sequence ATGCAAGAATCCCGGCCTTCGCTCATCCTTTCGCGCGCAGACCTCATGGAAATGGAGAGCCTGCTCTGTGCGGGCCTCGGCGCCTTTCTCTCCTTTGAGGGCCACGCCCTCTATTTTCCCACGCACGCCGGCCCGCGTGAGCCGGAGCTTTTAAGCCGCGAGCGCCGCCTGCTCCTGCCGCTCGTGTGGCGCGGCGAAAGCCTCGGGGTGCTCATGCTGCACGGCGTTCGGGCCCGCGAGGCGCGGCGCCTCCTGTCGCACTTGCCGGCCATCGCGGCCCTGTGCCTCGAAAACCTCGCCCGGGCCCGGGCCATGGAGCGCGACCCCGCAACCGACCTCATCACCGAGGGCGCCCTTCTGGCGCGCATGGAGGCCGAGGTGGAGCTCTTGCGCGCCGCCATGCGCGACCCTTCCCGCTCCGCGAGCGGGCCCGCGCCCCTGCACCGGCTCTGCCTCGGCATGGCCGTCCTGCGCTGGCGCGACGGAGAAGCCCTGACCCGCAGCTTCGGCTATGCTTTTTGTGAGGAGATGATGCGCGCCCAGGCCCGCGCCTGCCTTGCGGAACTGCCCTCGGACGCCCGGGCCGGGCGCATTGGCCCCTGCGAGATCGGCCTGCTCTTTCCCGCCATCGGGCGCGGCGCGTGCCACCGGCTCGCGCAGGAGGCGCTTTCGCGCATGGATGCCGTGCGCGTGCATGACCCGGTGACCGGCCTTCAGCTCAGGCCCAGGCTCTGCGCGGGGCACGCACTCTACCCGCAGGACATGCTGGGCCCGGAGCTTTCGCTCGCCATGTTCGACCAGGCGCGCAAGCTCAGGGACAGGGCGCGGCTCGCCGCCGACGCCGCCGAGCGGGCCCTGGCCGGGAATGACGCGGATACCGTGAATGCGCGGGACGCGGTGATGCCTTTTGCCCAAATCCTGCGCGAAGGGGGCGTGGTGCTCGGGCGACCCGCCCTCGACCGCCTCCGTGTGAGCCTCGGCAGGGAGGCCAAGGCGGTGGAGGGCCAGCGCTTCCATGTGCGGGCGCGCACGCCCGAGGGCCGCGCCGGCGCTTTCAAGGGCGACATCGTGCTTTTGCGGGTGGAAAACGGCGAAGCCCTGGCCGAAATCGTGCACCTGGAAGACCCGGCGGCCCCGCCCGAGGCGGGCGACCGCCTCCTGCTCGCTGCGGAGCCGGAAATGGCTGCACCCGGGGAGGACGCCACGCCGGGCGCCGCAACGGAGACCCCCGGGGCAGGCGTCGCCGCCGACGGCCCCATGAGCCACGGGGAATTTTTGCGCCGCTTCGCCATGGCCCGTGAAGCCGTGCGCATGTTTACCCTCGCCATTGTGCGCCTAGCGCCGGCAGGGGAAAACAGCGGCGCGGAAGGGGACGCGGCCGGGCCCCCCGCGATGGAGGCATGGCTTTGCGCGGCGCCGCGCCTGCTGGCCGAAACGGCCGGGCGCCTCAAGGCGCCGGCCCCGGCCTTCATGGGCCGTTACGGCAGCAACAGCCTCATCGTGTTTCACCCGGGCGCCAAGGGCGAGGCCTGCCTGCCGCTCTATGCGGCCATCTGCGAGGCCGCCGGCGAGGCCGGCCTTCAGGCGGCCGCCGGGCTCGCGGCGCATCCCTTTCTGGAATTTCGCAAGGACGAGAGCGAAGCCTGCGCCCTCAAGGCGCTGGAGTTCGCCCTGCTGCTGGAGACCGGGCCCCGCGTGGGCCTCTGCGATTCCGTGGCCCTCAACATCAGCGCGGACAGGCGCTACAGCCTGGGCGACGCTTTTGGCGCCATGGAGGAATACAAGCTGGCGCTCCTCGCCGACGGCGCCAACGCCATGGCGCGCAATTCCCTCGGCGTCTGCCTCGCGGCCGTGGGCCGGGGCGCGGAAGCCCGCCGCCAGTTCCAGGCGGCGCTCCGCCATGCGGCCGAGCCGGCGCTCGCGGCCAAGATTGCCTACAATCTCGGCGCCCTCTGCCAGAACCTTGGGGACTTCCGGGCCGCGGCGCGCCATTACCGGCGCAGTGCCGAGCTTGCGCCCGAATCCCGCTATGTGTGGCTCAGGCTCGGGCGCCTCCATGAGCAGCGCGGCCGGCGCGCCGAGGCCCAGCGCTGCTATGAGCGCGCCGCGGCGCTGGAGGACGCGCGCCCCGGCACCCCCCCCACGGCCCGGCGCCAGCTCGCCCGTCTTGCCGCCCGCCAGCGGCGGGGGGCCGAGGCCCGCGAACTGCTCCACGACGCCCTGCTGCGCAATCCTGGCGACGCGCAGGCCATGCTCCAGCTCGCCGAGCTCTATCTGGACGGCGGCGAGGACCCGGCCATGGCCGAAATGCTCGCGCGCCGGAGCGTGCGGTTGAATGCCCGGCCCGAGGCGTGGCTCGTGCTCGCGCGGGCCCTGCGCGCGCTGGACCGCGAGGCGGACGCCCGCCGCGCCGAAGGCCGCGCCCACTCCGCATAG